The following are encoded in a window of Etheostoma cragini isolate CJK2018 chromosome 7, CSU_Ecrag_1.0, whole genome shotgun sequence genomic DNA:
- the espn gene encoding espin isoform X1 has translation MVVEGERTLLAARQGDVQSLKVQLAQKTLTSDVKDVLGASPVHHAARAGKLTCLRFLVEEAGLPGNCLANNGASPAHDAAATGNLACLQWLLTQGGCRSEDRDSSGATVLHLASRFSHHDITDWLLKSGEVDPGASTDSGAIPVHYAAAKGDLPSLRLLLGHSPNVVNSQTKNGATPLYLACQEGHLEVVQYLVKDCGADPSIRANDGMTPLHAAAQMGHNTVIVWLMNCIEIGLTDRDSDGATAMHFAASRGHAKVLSWLLLHGGEIVTDNWGGSPLHDAAENGELECCQILVVNGVDLGIRDQDGFTAADLAEYNGHSQCAKYLRTVENMSVEHRVLSRDPSMDLEYKQPDSGLSSPNTTMPPANQAAHFDISSPSSSLSNYDSANSSQSSTGEKRNSLTVARGLPAQLNSVSQTGASESAISDMQAYMDLLNPDIGSDIPKKNEIPADADSKPPPPPTYPPPPPPQSPPVLPPPPSFPAPQHPQEPTSAEFLKVKSNLRHVDSNTGKTEQLTPGENHNKLRRVDSNRRSRSFSKQPSTGDYYKALGSDTAEPRGSKGMAPNEEGSVLLEEPTDSPTHSSENGTTEESVAPPPPPPPPPLPSSNPTPIPPPPPPLPPETPTTQNYSASNTSTNQRRLSSSSGSWDMSASQRIMKSTKSFNMMSPTGDNSELLAEIKAGKSLKPTPQSKGYTTVFSSSGPTGNNENTASPPETRTSSPPAKPSSPPPSNTSVTSPPITPSPSPSPTGSGSARTMSTSLSYEKLSSNSVINGNGAGTAGAESGRKMSLADVEALVPTHDEQGKAIPEWKRQVMVRKLQVKMQEEEEHKRKVEEEAARLASMPAWRRDMMKKKMDDESVWRMVCQSETTLKEQKRKEEQQAKQAKEMEEKTELERLRTLGYDETKLAPWQRQIILKKGDIAKQ, from the exons ATGGTGGTGGAGGGGGAAAGGACGCTGCTCGCGGCAAGGCAAGGGGACGTGCAAAGTCTGAAAGTGCAATTAGCGCAAAAAACGCTCACCAGCGACGTCAAGGATGTGCTGGGGGCTTCACCGGTCCACCATGCAGCCCGTGCAGGGAAACTAACCTGCCTGCGTTTCCTGGTGGAGGAGGCAGGGCTGCCTGGTAACTGCCTGGCTAACAACGGGGCAAGTCCGGCGCATGACGCAGCAGCCACCGGCAACCTGGCCTGCTTACAGTGGCTGCTGACACAGGGTGGATGTCGGTCAGAG GACAGGGACAGTTCTGGTGCCACCGTTCTCCACCTTGCATCCCGCTTCAGTCACCATGATATCACTGACTGGTTGCTAAAGAGTGGCGAGGTGGACCCCGGGGCCTCCACCGATAGCGGCGCCATACCCGTTCACTATGCTGCTGCCAAGGGAGACCTGCCCTCTCTCCGACTGTTGCTGGGGCACAGCCCAAA CGTTGTCAACTCCCAAACTAAGAATGGTGCCACGCCGCTCTACCTGGCCTGCCAGGAGGGTCATTTGGAGGTCGTCCAGTACCTGGTCAAGGATTGTGGGGCGGATCCGAGCATCAGAGCCAATGACGGGATGACACCTCTGCATGCTGCTGCCCAGATGGGCCACAACACTGTCATCGTCTGGCTG ATGAACTGCATAGAGATCGGCCTGACAGACAGGGACAGTGACGGCGCCACGGCCATGCACTTTGCAGCCAGTCGTGGCCATGCAAAGGTGCTAagctggctgctgctgcacGGCGGAGAGATTGTCACTGACAACTGGGGAGGGAGCCCGCTTCACGACGCTGCAGAGAACGGTGAACTGGAG TGCTGTCAGATCCTTGTGGTCAATGGTGTGGACTTGGGCATCAGGGACCAGGATGGATTCACAGCAGCAGACCTGGCTGAATACAACGGCCACTCCCAGTGTGCCAAGTATCTGCGCACTGTGGAGAACATG AGTGTGGAGCACCGTGTTTTGTCTCGGGACCCCTCAATGGACCTCGAATACAAGCAGCCGGACTCGGGCCTCTCGTCCCCAAACACCACCATGCCCCCTGCCAACCAGGCTGCACACTTTGACATCAGTTCACCATCAAGCTCCCTGTCCAACTATGACTCAGCCAACTCCAGCCAGTCCAGCACTGGCGAGAAGAGGAACAGTTTAACAGTGGCACGAGGCCTGCCCGCTCAGCTGAACTCAGTCTCACAGACAG GTGCATCAGAGTCAGCCATTTCAGACATGCAGGCGTATATGGACTTGCTAAACCCAGACATTGGCTCTGACATACCCAAGAAGAATGAGATACCTGCGGATGCAGACTCCAAgcccccaccaccaccaacctATCCACCCCCGCCTCCTCCACAGTCTCCACCAGTGCTCCCTCCACCCCCGAGCTTCCCAGCACCACAGCACCCTCAGGAGCCGACATCAGCTGAGTTCTTGAAGGTGAAAAGCAATTTACGACACGTGGACAGCAACACCGGCAAGACAGAG CAACTGACTCCTGGAGAAAACCACAACAAACTGCGGCGTGTGGATTCAAACAGGAGGTCAAGGAGCTTCAGCAAGCAGCCCAGCACTGGGGACTACTACAAGGCCCTGGGCAGCGACACAGCCGAGCCCCGAGGGAGCAAAGGCATGGCACCCAACGAGGAG GGCTCTGTGTTATTGGAGGAGCCTACCGACAGCCCCACCCACAGCTCAGAGAATGGCACCACAGAAGAATCAGTTGCGcccccaccacctccacctccgcCTCCTCTTCCCTCAAGCAATCCGACGCCAATACCCCCTCCGCCTCCTCCATTGCCCCCGGAGACGCCAACCACCCAGAATTACTCTGCCAGCAACACCTCAACCAACCAGCGACGCCTATCTTCTTCATCAGGAA GTTGGGATATGTCTGCCTCTCAAAGAATTATGAAGA GCACAAAATCTTTCAACATGATGTCCCCCACTGGTGACAACTCTGAGCTGCTGGCAGAGATCAAAGCAGGAAAGAGCCTCAAGCCAACACCTCAAAGTAAAGGCTACACCACTGTCTTTTCCAGCAGCGGACCCACAGGCAACAAT GAAAACACAGCATCTCCACCAGAGACCCGCACATCTAGCCCACCTGCCAAGCCTTCATCCCCTCCACCATCCAATACGTCTGTCACCTCTCCACCCATTACCCCTAGTCCCAGCCCCAGTCCCACTGGCTCCGGTTCTGCCAGGACCATGTCAACCTCTTTGAGCTACGAGAAACTGTCCTCCAACTCTGTCATCAATGGGAACGGAGCTGGCACGGCAGGAGCAGAGTCAGGGCGGAAGATGAGCCTTGCAGATGTGGAGGCACTAGTGCCCACTCATGATGAACAGGGAAAAGCGATCCCTGAATGGAAGAGGCAGGTGATGGTGCGAAAGCTTCAGGTCAAGATgcaagaggaggaagagcacAAGCGCAAG
- the espn gene encoding espin isoform X6 — translation MVVEGERTLLAARQGDVQSLKVQLAQKTLTSDVKDVLGASPVHHAARAGKLTCLRFLVEEAGLPGNCLANNGASPAHDAAATGNLACLQWLLTQGGCRSEDRDSSGATVLHLASRFSHHDITDWLLKSGEVDPGASTDSGAIPVHYAAAKGDLPSLRLLLGHSPNVVNSQTKNGATPLYLACQEGHLEVVQYLVKDCGADPSIRANDGMTPLHAAAQMGHNTVIVWLMNCIEIGLTDRDSDGATAMHFAASRGHAKVLSWLLLHGGEIVTDNWGGSPLHDAAENGELECCQILVVNGVDLGIRDQDGFTAADLAEYNGHSQCAKYLRTVENMSVEHRVLSRDPSMDLEYKQPDSGLSSPNTTMPPANQAAHFDISSPSSSLSNYDSANSSQSSTGEKRNSLTVARGLPAQLNSVSQTGASESAISDMQAYMDLLNPDIGSDIPKKNEIPADADSKPPPPPTYPPPPPPQSPPVLPPPPSFPAPQHPQEPTSAEFLKVKSNLRHVDSNTGKTEQLTPGENHNKLRRVDSNRRSRSFSKQPSTGDYYKALGSDTAEPRGSKGMAPNEEGSVLLEEPTDSPTHSSENGTTEESVAPPPPPPPPPLPSSNPTPIPPPPPPLPPETPTTQNYSASNTSTNQRRLSSSSGSTKSFNMMSPTGDNSELLAEIKAGKSLKPTPQSKGYTTVFSSSGPTGNNENTASPPETRTSSPPAKPSSPPPSNTSVTSPPITPSPSPSPTGSGSARTMSTSLSYEKLSSNSVINGNGAGTAGAESGRKMSLADVEALVPTHDEQGKAIPEWKRQVMVRKLQVKMQEEEEHKRKVEEEAARLASMPAWRRDMMKKKMDDEREQKRKEEQQAKQAKEMEEKTELERLRTLGYDETKLAPWQRQIILKKGDIAKQ, via the exons ATGGTGGTGGAGGGGGAAAGGACGCTGCTCGCGGCAAGGCAAGGGGACGTGCAAAGTCTGAAAGTGCAATTAGCGCAAAAAACGCTCACCAGCGACGTCAAGGATGTGCTGGGGGCTTCACCGGTCCACCATGCAGCCCGTGCAGGGAAACTAACCTGCCTGCGTTTCCTGGTGGAGGAGGCAGGGCTGCCTGGTAACTGCCTGGCTAACAACGGGGCAAGTCCGGCGCATGACGCAGCAGCCACCGGCAACCTGGCCTGCTTACAGTGGCTGCTGACACAGGGTGGATGTCGGTCAGAG GACAGGGACAGTTCTGGTGCCACCGTTCTCCACCTTGCATCCCGCTTCAGTCACCATGATATCACTGACTGGTTGCTAAAGAGTGGCGAGGTGGACCCCGGGGCCTCCACCGATAGCGGCGCCATACCCGTTCACTATGCTGCTGCCAAGGGAGACCTGCCCTCTCTCCGACTGTTGCTGGGGCACAGCCCAAA CGTTGTCAACTCCCAAACTAAGAATGGTGCCACGCCGCTCTACCTGGCCTGCCAGGAGGGTCATTTGGAGGTCGTCCAGTACCTGGTCAAGGATTGTGGGGCGGATCCGAGCATCAGAGCCAATGACGGGATGACACCTCTGCATGCTGCTGCCCAGATGGGCCACAACACTGTCATCGTCTGGCTG ATGAACTGCATAGAGATCGGCCTGACAGACAGGGACAGTGACGGCGCCACGGCCATGCACTTTGCAGCCAGTCGTGGCCATGCAAAGGTGCTAagctggctgctgctgcacGGCGGAGAGATTGTCACTGACAACTGGGGAGGGAGCCCGCTTCACGACGCTGCAGAGAACGGTGAACTGGAG TGCTGTCAGATCCTTGTGGTCAATGGTGTGGACTTGGGCATCAGGGACCAGGATGGATTCACAGCAGCAGACCTGGCTGAATACAACGGCCACTCCCAGTGTGCCAAGTATCTGCGCACTGTGGAGAACATG AGTGTGGAGCACCGTGTTTTGTCTCGGGACCCCTCAATGGACCTCGAATACAAGCAGCCGGACTCGGGCCTCTCGTCCCCAAACACCACCATGCCCCCTGCCAACCAGGCTGCACACTTTGACATCAGTTCACCATCAAGCTCCCTGTCCAACTATGACTCAGCCAACTCCAGCCAGTCCAGCACTGGCGAGAAGAGGAACAGTTTAACAGTGGCACGAGGCCTGCCCGCTCAGCTGAACTCAGTCTCACAGACAG GTGCATCAGAGTCAGCCATTTCAGACATGCAGGCGTATATGGACTTGCTAAACCCAGACATTGGCTCTGACATACCCAAGAAGAATGAGATACCTGCGGATGCAGACTCCAAgcccccaccaccaccaacctATCCACCCCCGCCTCCTCCACAGTCTCCACCAGTGCTCCCTCCACCCCCGAGCTTCCCAGCACCACAGCACCCTCAGGAGCCGACATCAGCTGAGTTCTTGAAGGTGAAAAGCAATTTACGACACGTGGACAGCAACACCGGCAAGACAGAG CAACTGACTCCTGGAGAAAACCACAACAAACTGCGGCGTGTGGATTCAAACAGGAGGTCAAGGAGCTTCAGCAAGCAGCCCAGCACTGGGGACTACTACAAGGCCCTGGGCAGCGACACAGCCGAGCCCCGAGGGAGCAAAGGCATGGCACCCAACGAGGAG GGCTCTGTGTTATTGGAGGAGCCTACCGACAGCCCCACCCACAGCTCAGAGAATGGCACCACAGAAGAATCAGTTGCGcccccaccacctccacctccgcCTCCTCTTCCCTCAAGCAATCCGACGCCAATACCCCCTCCGCCTCCTCCATTGCCCCCGGAGACGCCAACCACCCAGAATTACTCTGCCAGCAACACCTCAACCAACCAGCGACGCCTATCTTCTTCATCAGGAA GCACAAAATCTTTCAACATGATGTCCCCCACTGGTGACAACTCTGAGCTGCTGGCAGAGATCAAAGCAGGAAAGAGCCTCAAGCCAACACCTCAAAGTAAAGGCTACACCACTGTCTTTTCCAGCAGCGGACCCACAGGCAACAAT GAAAACACAGCATCTCCACCAGAGACCCGCACATCTAGCCCACCTGCCAAGCCTTCATCCCCTCCACCATCCAATACGTCTGTCACCTCTCCACCCATTACCCCTAGTCCCAGCCCCAGTCCCACTGGCTCCGGTTCTGCCAGGACCATGTCAACCTCTTTGAGCTACGAGAAACTGTCCTCCAACTCTGTCATCAATGGGAACGGAGCTGGCACGGCAGGAGCAGAGTCAGGGCGGAAGATGAGCCTTGCAGATGTGGAGGCACTAGTGCCCACTCATGATGAACAGGGAAAAGCGATCCCTGAATGGAAGAGGCAGGTGATGGTGCGAAAGCTTCAGGTCAAGATgcaagaggaggaagagcacAAGCGCAAG
- the espn gene encoding espin isoform X5 — MVVEGERTLLAARQGDVQSLKVQLAQKTLTSDVKDVLGASPVHHAARAGKLTCLRFLVEEAGLPGNCLANNGASPAHDAAATGNLACLQWLLTQGGCRSEDRDSSGATVLHLASRFSHHDITDWLLKSGEVDPGASTDSGAIPVHYAAAKGDLPSLRLLLGHSPNVVNSQTKNGATPLYLACQEGHLEVVQYLVKDCGADPSIRANDGMTPLHAAAQMGHNTVIVWLMNCIEIGLTDRDSDGATAMHFAASRGHAKVLSWLLLHGGEIVTDNWGGSPLHDAAENGELECCQILVVNGVDLGIRDQDGFTAADLAEYNGHSQCAKYLRTVENMSVEHRVLSRDPSMDLEYKQPDSGLSSPNTTMPPANQAAHFDISSPSSSLSNYDSANSSQSSTGEKRNSLTVARGLPAQLNSVSQTGASESAISDMQAYMDLLNPDIGSDIPKKNEIPADADSKPPPPPTYPPPPPPQSPPVLPPPPSFPAPQHPQEPTSAEFLKVKSNLRHVDSNTGKTEQLTPGENHNKLRRVDSNRRSRSFSKQPSTGDYYKALGSDTAEPRGSKGMAPNEEGSVLLEEPTDSPTHSSENGTTEESVAPPPPPPPPPLPSSNPTPIPPPPPPLPPETPTTQNYSASNTSTNQRRLSSSSGSWDMSASQRIMKSTKSFNMMSPTGDNSELLAEIKAGKSLKPTPQSKGYTTVFSSSGPTGNNENTASPPETRTSSPPAKPSSPPPSNTSVTSPPITPSPSPSPTGSGSARTMSTSLSYEKLSSNSVINGNGAGTAGAESGRKMSLADVEALVPTHDEQGKAIPEWKRQVMVRKLQVKMQEEEEHKRKVEEEAARLASMPAWRRDMMKKKMDDEREQKRKEEQQAKQAKEMEEKTELERLRTLGYDETKLAPWQRQIILKKGDIAKQ; from the exons ATGGTGGTGGAGGGGGAAAGGACGCTGCTCGCGGCAAGGCAAGGGGACGTGCAAAGTCTGAAAGTGCAATTAGCGCAAAAAACGCTCACCAGCGACGTCAAGGATGTGCTGGGGGCTTCACCGGTCCACCATGCAGCCCGTGCAGGGAAACTAACCTGCCTGCGTTTCCTGGTGGAGGAGGCAGGGCTGCCTGGTAACTGCCTGGCTAACAACGGGGCAAGTCCGGCGCATGACGCAGCAGCCACCGGCAACCTGGCCTGCTTACAGTGGCTGCTGACACAGGGTGGATGTCGGTCAGAG GACAGGGACAGTTCTGGTGCCACCGTTCTCCACCTTGCATCCCGCTTCAGTCACCATGATATCACTGACTGGTTGCTAAAGAGTGGCGAGGTGGACCCCGGGGCCTCCACCGATAGCGGCGCCATACCCGTTCACTATGCTGCTGCCAAGGGAGACCTGCCCTCTCTCCGACTGTTGCTGGGGCACAGCCCAAA CGTTGTCAACTCCCAAACTAAGAATGGTGCCACGCCGCTCTACCTGGCCTGCCAGGAGGGTCATTTGGAGGTCGTCCAGTACCTGGTCAAGGATTGTGGGGCGGATCCGAGCATCAGAGCCAATGACGGGATGACACCTCTGCATGCTGCTGCCCAGATGGGCCACAACACTGTCATCGTCTGGCTG ATGAACTGCATAGAGATCGGCCTGACAGACAGGGACAGTGACGGCGCCACGGCCATGCACTTTGCAGCCAGTCGTGGCCATGCAAAGGTGCTAagctggctgctgctgcacGGCGGAGAGATTGTCACTGACAACTGGGGAGGGAGCCCGCTTCACGACGCTGCAGAGAACGGTGAACTGGAG TGCTGTCAGATCCTTGTGGTCAATGGTGTGGACTTGGGCATCAGGGACCAGGATGGATTCACAGCAGCAGACCTGGCTGAATACAACGGCCACTCCCAGTGTGCCAAGTATCTGCGCACTGTGGAGAACATG AGTGTGGAGCACCGTGTTTTGTCTCGGGACCCCTCAATGGACCTCGAATACAAGCAGCCGGACTCGGGCCTCTCGTCCCCAAACACCACCATGCCCCCTGCCAACCAGGCTGCACACTTTGACATCAGTTCACCATCAAGCTCCCTGTCCAACTATGACTCAGCCAACTCCAGCCAGTCCAGCACTGGCGAGAAGAGGAACAGTTTAACAGTGGCACGAGGCCTGCCCGCTCAGCTGAACTCAGTCTCACAGACAG GTGCATCAGAGTCAGCCATTTCAGACATGCAGGCGTATATGGACTTGCTAAACCCAGACATTGGCTCTGACATACCCAAGAAGAATGAGATACCTGCGGATGCAGACTCCAAgcccccaccaccaccaacctATCCACCCCCGCCTCCTCCACAGTCTCCACCAGTGCTCCCTCCACCCCCGAGCTTCCCAGCACCACAGCACCCTCAGGAGCCGACATCAGCTGAGTTCTTGAAGGTGAAAAGCAATTTACGACACGTGGACAGCAACACCGGCAAGACAGAG CAACTGACTCCTGGAGAAAACCACAACAAACTGCGGCGTGTGGATTCAAACAGGAGGTCAAGGAGCTTCAGCAAGCAGCCCAGCACTGGGGACTACTACAAGGCCCTGGGCAGCGACACAGCCGAGCCCCGAGGGAGCAAAGGCATGGCACCCAACGAGGAG GGCTCTGTGTTATTGGAGGAGCCTACCGACAGCCCCACCCACAGCTCAGAGAATGGCACCACAGAAGAATCAGTTGCGcccccaccacctccacctccgcCTCCTCTTCCCTCAAGCAATCCGACGCCAATACCCCCTCCGCCTCCTCCATTGCCCCCGGAGACGCCAACCACCCAGAATTACTCTGCCAGCAACACCTCAACCAACCAGCGACGCCTATCTTCTTCATCAGGAA GTTGGGATATGTCTGCCTCTCAAAGAATTATGAAGA GCACAAAATCTTTCAACATGATGTCCCCCACTGGTGACAACTCTGAGCTGCTGGCAGAGATCAAAGCAGGAAAGAGCCTCAAGCCAACACCTCAAAGTAAAGGCTACACCACTGTCTTTTCCAGCAGCGGACCCACAGGCAACAAT GAAAACACAGCATCTCCACCAGAGACCCGCACATCTAGCCCACCTGCCAAGCCTTCATCCCCTCCACCATCCAATACGTCTGTCACCTCTCCACCCATTACCCCTAGTCCCAGCCCCAGTCCCACTGGCTCCGGTTCTGCCAGGACCATGTCAACCTCTTTGAGCTACGAGAAACTGTCCTCCAACTCTGTCATCAATGGGAACGGAGCTGGCACGGCAGGAGCAGAGTCAGGGCGGAAGATGAGCCTTGCAGATGTGGAGGCACTAGTGCCCACTCATGATGAACAGGGAAAAGCGATCCCTGAATGGAAGAGGCAGGTGATGGTGCGAAAGCTTCAGGTCAAGATgcaagaggaggaagagcacAAGCGCAAG
- the espn gene encoding espin isoform X3 yields MVVEGERTLLAARQGDVQSLKVQLAQKTLTSDVKDVLGASPVHHAARAGKLTCLRFLVEEAGLPGNCLANNGASPAHDAAATGNLACLQWLLTQGGCRSEDRDSSGATVLHLASRFSHHDITDWLLKSGEVDPGASTDSGAIPVHYAAAKGDLPSLRLLLGHSPNVVNSQTKNGATPLYLACQEGHLEVVQYLVKDCGADPSIRANDGMTPLHAAAQMGHNTVIVWLMNCIEIGLTDRDSDGATAMHFAASRGHAKVLSWLLLHGGEIVTDNWGGSPLHDAAENGELECCQILVVNGVDLGIRDQDGFTAADLAEYNGHSQCAKYLRTVENMSVEHRVLSRDPSMDLEYKQPDSGLSSPNTTMPPANQAAHFDISSPSSSLSNYDSANSSQSSTGEKRNSLTVARGLPAQLNSVSQTGASESAISDMQAYMDLLNPDIGSDIPKKNEIPADADSKPPPPPTYPPPPPPQSPPVLPPPPSFPAPQHPQEPTSAEFLKVKSNLRHVDSNTGKTEQLTPGENHNKLRRVDSNRRSRSFSKQPSTGDYYKALGSDTAEPRGSKGMAPNEEGSVLLEEPTDSPTHSSENGTTEESVAPPPPPPPPPLPSSNPTPIPPPPPPLPPETPTTQNYSASNTSTNQRRLSSSSGSWDMSASQRIMKSTKSFNMMSPTGDNSELLAEIKAGKSLKPTPQSKGYTTVFSSSGPTGNNENTASPPETRTSSPPAKPSSPPPSNTSVTSPPITPSPSPSPTGSGSARTMSTSLSYEKLSSNSVINGNGAGTAGAESGRKMSLADVEALVPTHDEQGKAIPEWKRQVMVRKLQVKMQEEEEHKRKVEEEAARLASMPAWRRDMMKKKMDDERCDREQKRKEEQQAKQAKEMEEKTELERLRTLGYDETKLAPWQRQIILKKGDIAKQ; encoded by the exons ATGGTGGTGGAGGGGGAAAGGACGCTGCTCGCGGCAAGGCAAGGGGACGTGCAAAGTCTGAAAGTGCAATTAGCGCAAAAAACGCTCACCAGCGACGTCAAGGATGTGCTGGGGGCTTCACCGGTCCACCATGCAGCCCGTGCAGGGAAACTAACCTGCCTGCGTTTCCTGGTGGAGGAGGCAGGGCTGCCTGGTAACTGCCTGGCTAACAACGGGGCAAGTCCGGCGCATGACGCAGCAGCCACCGGCAACCTGGCCTGCTTACAGTGGCTGCTGACACAGGGTGGATGTCGGTCAGAG GACAGGGACAGTTCTGGTGCCACCGTTCTCCACCTTGCATCCCGCTTCAGTCACCATGATATCACTGACTGGTTGCTAAAGAGTGGCGAGGTGGACCCCGGGGCCTCCACCGATAGCGGCGCCATACCCGTTCACTATGCTGCTGCCAAGGGAGACCTGCCCTCTCTCCGACTGTTGCTGGGGCACAGCCCAAA CGTTGTCAACTCCCAAACTAAGAATGGTGCCACGCCGCTCTACCTGGCCTGCCAGGAGGGTCATTTGGAGGTCGTCCAGTACCTGGTCAAGGATTGTGGGGCGGATCCGAGCATCAGAGCCAATGACGGGATGACACCTCTGCATGCTGCTGCCCAGATGGGCCACAACACTGTCATCGTCTGGCTG ATGAACTGCATAGAGATCGGCCTGACAGACAGGGACAGTGACGGCGCCACGGCCATGCACTTTGCAGCCAGTCGTGGCCATGCAAAGGTGCTAagctggctgctgctgcacGGCGGAGAGATTGTCACTGACAACTGGGGAGGGAGCCCGCTTCACGACGCTGCAGAGAACGGTGAACTGGAG TGCTGTCAGATCCTTGTGGTCAATGGTGTGGACTTGGGCATCAGGGACCAGGATGGATTCACAGCAGCAGACCTGGCTGAATACAACGGCCACTCCCAGTGTGCCAAGTATCTGCGCACTGTGGAGAACATG AGTGTGGAGCACCGTGTTTTGTCTCGGGACCCCTCAATGGACCTCGAATACAAGCAGCCGGACTCGGGCCTCTCGTCCCCAAACACCACCATGCCCCCTGCCAACCAGGCTGCACACTTTGACATCAGTTCACCATCAAGCTCCCTGTCCAACTATGACTCAGCCAACTCCAGCCAGTCCAGCACTGGCGAGAAGAGGAACAGTTTAACAGTGGCACGAGGCCTGCCCGCTCAGCTGAACTCAGTCTCACAGACAG GTGCATCAGAGTCAGCCATTTCAGACATGCAGGCGTATATGGACTTGCTAAACCCAGACATTGGCTCTGACATACCCAAGAAGAATGAGATACCTGCGGATGCAGACTCCAAgcccccaccaccaccaacctATCCACCCCCGCCTCCTCCACAGTCTCCACCAGTGCTCCCTCCACCCCCGAGCTTCCCAGCACCACAGCACCCTCAGGAGCCGACATCAGCTGAGTTCTTGAAGGTGAAAAGCAATTTACGACACGTGGACAGCAACACCGGCAAGACAGAG CAACTGACTCCTGGAGAAAACCACAACAAACTGCGGCGTGTGGATTCAAACAGGAGGTCAAGGAGCTTCAGCAAGCAGCCCAGCACTGGGGACTACTACAAGGCCCTGGGCAGCGACACAGCCGAGCCCCGAGGGAGCAAAGGCATGGCACCCAACGAGGAG GGCTCTGTGTTATTGGAGGAGCCTACCGACAGCCCCACCCACAGCTCAGAGAATGGCACCACAGAAGAATCAGTTGCGcccccaccacctccacctccgcCTCCTCTTCCCTCAAGCAATCCGACGCCAATACCCCCTCCGCCTCCTCCATTGCCCCCGGAGACGCCAACCACCCAGAATTACTCTGCCAGCAACACCTCAACCAACCAGCGACGCCTATCTTCTTCATCAGGAA GTTGGGATATGTCTGCCTCTCAAAGAATTATGAAGA GCACAAAATCTTTCAACATGATGTCCCCCACTGGTGACAACTCTGAGCTGCTGGCAGAGATCAAAGCAGGAAAGAGCCTCAAGCCAACACCTCAAAGTAAAGGCTACACCACTGTCTTTTCCAGCAGCGGACCCACAGGCAACAAT GAAAACACAGCATCTCCACCAGAGACCCGCACATCTAGCCCACCTGCCAAGCCTTCATCCCCTCCACCATCCAATACGTCTGTCACCTCTCCACCCATTACCCCTAGTCCCAGCCCCAGTCCCACTGGCTCCGGTTCTGCCAGGACCATGTCAACCTCTTTGAGCTACGAGAAACTGTCCTCCAACTCTGTCATCAATGGGAACGGAGCTGGCACGGCAGGAGCAGAGTCAGGGCGGAAGATGAGCCTTGCAGATGTGGAGGCACTAGTGCCCACTCATGATGAACAGGGAAAAGCGATCCCTGAATGGAAGAGGCAGGTGATGGTGCGAAAGCTTCAGGTCAAGATgcaagaggaggaagagcacAAGCGCAAG